The Anas platyrhynchos isolate ZD024472 breed Pekin duck chromosome 1, IASCAAS_PekinDuck_T2T, whole genome shotgun sequence genomic sequence ctttttctggTTTGCCTTTGGTAGTAAATCTaagaaataatttctaataATTTCTAAGAATAAtctaagaaataataaaaaagcacagaaataattttcacttttaattctttttgtgTCTTTTATTGTATGTTAGAGGAGTTAGAACTGAAAAGAAGTTAATGGGACAACTGTTACCCTCTGTGCTGATTTTTGTTCTGTTACTGTTTGTTTTAGCAGTGCGGTTGGTATTATGTATGCTGTCCTTACTTCCCAGCAGTATTGGCTTAATTATTTGGCCAATTTCAGTCAGACTTGAGAAAGAAATAGCCAGCTCGGGGGAAAAATATACAGTGAAGTACTAACATTGTTACATTTCAACAAAATGATAGTAGCCATTAGTCCTGCTGGTGTAACATCTTTGAAGGCAGGGCTCAGCAAGCATAGAGGATTTGGAATGCATCTTCATGTGCTGAGCACACAGTTGTATGAATGTTTACAattctttgtttctctcagattCTGACGTTCTTGGAGAAAACTCAAACGGCGATTCTTTGCTGGAATGGCTGAACACGTTTCGTCGCACAGGGAACGCCACTCGCAGTGGACAGAGTGGGAACCAAACCTGGAGAGCTGTGAGTCGAACAAATCCAAACAGTGGGGAATTTCGATTTAGTCTTGAAATCAACATAAATCATGAGCACAACAGTTTTGAAACTGCTGGTGAAGAGTACGTGGGTATAGATAGTAGCAGGGTGTATTTAGAAAGAAGACATCAAAGAGCTGTCAGTCCCATAACCACACGAACGAGGAGCAGGACCGCAAGGGAGGCCAACAGTGAGACTTCAGGCACTGCGAGGACCAGGTCTTTAAGAAGTTCTGTGGCGCAGAGCTCCGAAGCAGCCTCGCACCCAGTCTCAGGGAGGCTCAGGAGTAGAACGAGGGAGTTGGCAGGCCTTCACCAAACAAGTGCTACACGTAATAATTCTACAGCTGCTGGCGAGCAGAGAGAAACGCCAGAAAGAGGTCCTTCAGCAGGAGTCACGAGAGGCAGATCTAGAACTAACGTTCGGATGAATTCAAACCAAAGACTGGAAATTCTGCGGTTGAGGTCTACGCTGAGTAGTCGAAGCCGCTCCCCGCTGCAAAGGCAAGGTGATGCTGCTCGTTCTGAGGAACACGGGCAGAGACAGGATAGAAATACGCAGCAAGCCACCAGAACCAGAAGACAAACAGCACAGCTTTCTACGCAGCCTGCTGAAGAACAAGCAAGAGGTGCTGCTCAGACTCCTCAGGTTTCCAGTGCAGCCCCGTCCTTGGGAATAACTTTAGAGGAGGAGGAATCTAGTAGGCCGGTAGCTGCTGTTAGGAGGCATCCAACGATTACACTAGATCTTCAGGTGAGAAGAATTCGGCCTGGAGAAAACCGAGATCGGGACAGTATTGCTAGCAGGACTCGTTCTAGAGTAGGAATGGCAGAAAACACAGTTACCTTTGAAAGTGACAGTGGGGGATTTCGGCGCACGATATCGCGATCAGAACGTGCGGGTATTCGAACCTATGTTAGCACTATACGGATACCTCTTCGCCGGATTTCAGAAACCGGGCTTGGTGAACCTTCATCGGTGGCCCTTCGATCAATCCTTAGGCAGATTATGACTGGTTTTGGAGAACTGAGTTCTTTAATGGAAACTGAATCTAACTCAGAAATGCAAAGAGGCGGCCATCACTTACCAGATGTACACGCGGAGCAGAATAACTCCAGTGCAGCCAACAGCGGCAGTGATCCAAGTGAGTTCTCTTCTAGGAATGGGCACGCGGCAGAAGGTGGGAGCGAAACAAATGGACAGAGCGATGATGTTCAGCACTATGGCCGCAGCAATGAAAATCAAGATAGCAGGCAGTCTCAAGATGCTAACAACCTAGTGGAAAATGGAACGCTGCCCATTCTTCGTCTCGCCCACTTCTTCCTGCTGAACGAAGATGACGAAGACGAGCGTTTAAGAGGTTTAACCAAAGAGCAGATTGACAATCTTTCCACGCGGAATTATGGGGATATTCACACTGAAGATGAAATAAGTAAAACGTGTAGTGTTTGCATTAATGAATACGTAACAGGAAATAAGCTAAGGCAGTTACCTTGCATGCATGAGTTTCATATTCATTGTATTGATCGCTGGCTTTCTGAAAACTCCACTTGCCCGATTTGTCGGCAGCCTGTTTTGGGGTCTAACGCCACAGACAACGGCTAAAACGATTTATACTGCTCAGTATTCAAGGGTTTACTTCTGCTCTATTTCTGATGAGCCAGATCAAATGAGTTGACTTGCATAGGGGTCCATTTGTTTGGGGAGTTTTGTTaggtttctttaaaaataataggaaaCTTGTCTAAATCTAGCAATGTAAATACTATTTTTCTCCAAGTGCAGATCTAGGAGTACACATAGAACCAAATGATATCGGtaaagtttatatttttttaggtAATTTTGTTATGCTAAGCACTTTtgtaaatacagaaatgcaATAGTTAATCAGTCCTGCttaatgtatgttttttttaacagtgtAATGGACTCACTTTATTTAGATGACAAATTGTTTCACACAGACCTACCACTGTGTTGAAAAATTAGAGTCTAAATAGCCATCCATTAGCTTTTTGTTCTAAGAACAATTTCTTTTACAGAGAGTCTCTTGCTGGATATGTTTGCTAAAGATATTTAAGTTACTTGAAGTGCTCATTttaatatacaatatattttttttaacattgaaatATCCTTTCCAAAAAACTTGCCAATTTGGttctatttaaaatttttatggCAATTTTTGCATGTGGTTTTACACAATGCTTAACGCTGACAAGTTCATACTCAAAAGCGGAGGGGTTAGTGACGTTATAAAATGTACATAATTAAATGCTGTCTTTGACAATCGCCGTCTTTTCAGTACAGACAGCAGTCAAATCAGTGACAATTCCGAGAGGGTATGTCTTACTCAACACGATATTTGCTCAAGGAATAAATGAGCACCGAGGATATCATTTTACTCTTCCAAATTACTCaatattcatgttttttttttttttgactgcctTAGTTTAAAGAGGGAAATAATTCCTTAACCATTATATTGTCTACAATATGCATGTTTTGTGCATcctactcagaaaaaaaacaaaaaaacaaaaaacaaaacaaaggcttGAAGTGTTTTTGTACAGAATTTTAAGGTACATATATTACTAGTCCTCTTAAAACATGTCTGAGGACCAAATGGCAAAAGACactaaaaaggacaaaataagcTTCCCTTAAAGTTCCCAGATTACTGTATAATTAGATATTAAACTTTATACCAATAacttataaagaaataaagttgCAAAATAAGTAACCGAGGCTTTGTGTGAATTACTCGTGAGCCATATCCTGTCAATTGATAACAAGACTTAGTCCTTGGACTGCCTTGACAAGACACACTTCAGTTATAACATCTGGTCATGACAACGTTGAAGGGAAACGAAATGGTACAATCCCATCTTAATCTATGTCCTTTTCAGTTTTGCACATGAAAAGCTTGTGTTAGAAGCCCCACAGATTTGAGGTGCTTTTCTATTCCTAAAAGTAGTTCTAAGAAATTTCTTCAGAGATTTAAATGAGCTTAAGGATATTAGTAAGATCTCTTCTGATGTGATTTCAACTGCTAATTATTAGTAATGTTAACACCTTTCTTAAGTGCCTCCTTAGCAATATTAAAAAGTGAGGAGACTGAAATGTTATTATCAGAactacgtctttttttttttttttttttttttttcctgttacggACAGTGTCTAAATGCGTGGATGCCTTCTGCTACTTCCTTTTCTCTGTATGGTTTTCCTTTATATTTGATAGCTTCCTCACTCAGGTCCCACATCTGCAGAAACCTGCCTTTGACTTGCTGTTGCCTTGCTGAATGGTTCTTTCCAAGTCATTTTGAAGTTAAATCCCTTACTGTGGggaatatatataaatacagcttttgtttgtttgtttgtttttaactaacTAGTTGGAATTCTGCTTACCTGCTCACTAATGCCCTACAGGTTAGAGGGAAGACGCTCATGGCTTCTTTCATTAAGATGGGATTTCATTGTGTAATGGTAAGAGGAAGATTTCTGATACAGTTCAGGACAGGATACCTGGAACTGAGCTACAGGTGGGGAATATTCAAATGTATGGTTAGTTTTCCATAGAAATCATGGGCTACTGGGTAGGAAGGATGAAGTCTTCCATGCTGTATTGCTGTCCTGCTGCACATGAGCTGTCTAGTATTTACCCTTGACCTCATCTGAATGGGTGTCATTTGCTCATCATCTCCCTCCCCCAGCAAATTGTGTGGGTAGGGCCAAGTAAAGCCTCAGCGGTTCAGTCTGGCATTGGTTTCTGTTGCTGGTATTCCTGTGGCATTCCTTCAGTTCTCCGCTCCCACCCCCAAATACTATTTTACCTCCTCAGCGGTTTGTGGGTTCCTCGATCCAAGCCATCTGTGTGTTCAAGGGCTtgctttgttcatttattttccatgcaaTTCCTAGCAGTTTTCAACCCCATCAGTGTTCTTGATCCCTGCAGCTTCCCATTGCAGAGTTAGAGTTTCTGGtatgaaaagttttttgttttaatacctCTTACTATTTAAGATTCCTAGTTCTTGTATTTTAAGATGCAATGTCACCAAAAGTAACATCTCCCTTTTCATTTTGCTAGTTGGAATTTTATAGATGTCTGCTTCTCCACtattgtaatttaaaaaaaatagatgtccCTTCTCCactattgtaatttatttttaacttaggAGACCTAATTCATCTCTTTCTACATAGAAGCTATTCTTTGTTTGTAACTATTCCTGTTCACTAACGGGAGGACTAACACTCACTCAGTGTTCCAGATGTGGATGCAGTAAGCATTATGTGGTGATCCAATAGCACCTTTTATCCCCTCTGTGGCCTTCCGAATAATTCCTACTGCTCTGTTTTTGATGTTGATAGCTGCTCAACACTGAGCTGATATCTTAGCAAGTCATGCAAAAAGATTCacaatttcttttctgaatgctGATTGCTACTCTTGAACTGATTGTTGCATGCTGGTTTTATGTACTATAGTGTGCaggtttccttttttccctcttggattattttgttttgtgtaagTCAGATTTCCTCTACCCTTTCGTCATCCTGGGCACCATACCTTCTGTGATTTGTCCTTGCTTTTAGTACCGCATTAATTCTGTACTATTTGCAGATTCTATCACacattctttgtttcttttcctggtcCCTTATACATGCGCTAAATATCACAGGTATTTCCACTAGCAGTGCCTTCTAGTTCAAAGGTTAACCCTTTATTTATAGCTGTTTAATCAGTaaacttgtgattttttttttttaatgaaagagtAGAAGTAAATATATGAAGAATTTTGGACAATAAATATGTAATTATCCTTAAGGTGCTACCTGTTGAGAACTTGAAATCCAAGTACAGCACCCTCAGATTGAAGCTTGCGTGTTCATACTAAATCCTGGTAGGTATCCCTGATTTCCATCCCATGAGATGATCCAATAGCATGTTTTATCCTTTGCAAGGGGCTGAGGAGAGGAATAatacttgcttatttttcatatttcgtGTAAAGGTGCAATAGCCTTTGCCTGTATCTTTTTTCATGGGTTTGGATATTTAAATACAGCTTtataaatgtcattaaaaagtCATGTCgtgttattaaaagaaaaaaaaatgatatgcaAATTAGGACAGTAACATGACACTTCAGCTACTCAAGTTCGTGCATCAAAGTGTTGTTGTGCATCATTCATTTTCCAGAGCAACATCCAGTTTGTGTTGTGGTCTGCTGTCACCAGAACAGCCTGAGGTCAGGTGCTAAAGTGAGATCATATAAAGAACAGCAGGACCACTCACTTAACTCTTAGTAGCTTCATCATTTTTGCAATATCAGTCAATGTTTGAGTAACTTTAAAAACTTAACATTTCAAAGTGGCCCATGAtaggtttatttttcaaagagctTTTGTTCACAGGTGCATTAAAGGTGCAGATATCTGGAAAATGGATGGAATACAGGTGTTGGAAATCCAGTTTGTTACCTGAATGCAGAAAATCAACATTTCCTGTTACCTAACATTTCCAGTATTACCCAAAATGTAGTTTTGAAAACTTCAGTTCTGACACAATACTGGGTTTTAGGATCCAACATTTGTACCTGAGTTTTCTTTAGTCTTTTCTACCAAACGCAACAGTGAAGCCAAATGTTCAAATTCTGGAATgccacaggtttttttttttctttttttttttctttcttccccactAAGACAAATCCACTAAGACAAATGATCCAACAATCCACTGTGTTCCTTTTCTCTTAAAATTCAGCATATTCAATAATTTGCTGTGGACATTTTCATCTAGTTGGGATGTGAAAGTCAACTAAAAGCTTTTTCCCCAGTGAAGTTCTCAGCCTTTTCTGGCAGCATCCATTAGCATATTTCCCCCCCTGTTTAAAGGAATGCTTCAGCTACTGTGGAACTGCATTTGTCACCCTTGCTGAGCTCCTCTTCAGGAAGGTTCTTTGTGCTTGTTGAACATGTTGTGGCACGGTGTGTTTGTTCCTGGCTTCCTACATCTtttgctggaggcagcaggagccggACACTTCCCAGCTCTGTTCCTGTGTCACAGCAACCAGTCTGCTCGAGGCTGTGCAAAATTAACAGTACTCAGTACAGGAAGCCTCAAAAATTCATATTCTCCTGTATTTATTGTCTAGTATGGAAGGTGTGATGTGTATGTGCTAATGGCTCCACGCTCACTTTTCTTGCAGCATTTCCAGCACCAGCTGGTGTGACTGATTGCCCTGTTGGACTGATGCTACACTTCTCAGGCTTGTGGTTTAGCATGTGATGATTTGGTGACCTGTCCATTCCTGCCTGTCAATTAATGCAAGGTTAGCTCTTTTTTGCTATAAAAACATCTACTGGAAAGTATGTGCAGCCACTTATTGTGCGTTACCTGGCTGGCAGTGAAAAGCTGCCAGCCCAGAGAGAGCACTTTGGTGCTGAGGTGTGCTAGGAGGTGGCCAGGCTTGGATCAAACTTCAAGTAAAAGGGATGCAGGAGGATGGTGAGAAACTAGCGGCGGTAAGGAACGGGTGAGAGTGGAGCTAAAAGCCCGCCCTGAGGCAGAGGGGTCACTAGTTCTCTGCTACCCAGAGTTCCTGTACGAAAGAAAGCTCAAACAATACAGATGGATTTATTTCTAGTGGCTTTCTTCCAGCAAGCATG encodes the following:
- the RNF6 gene encoding E3 ubiquitin-protein ligase RNF6 isoform X1, whose translation is MRRAALGGAGPGSEPARRGCRQPPGPQSGLERAARTATGQPGIPIMDRSRHRAGNGNEQASSREHSYGEDERQRQRERLSREEAYYQFINELNEEDYRLMRDRNLLGTPGEITAEELQQRLEGAKERLASQADLENREGEGRAVGDSDVLGENSNGDSLLEWLNTFRRTGNATRSGQSGNQTWRAVSRTNPNSGEFRFSLEININHEHNSFETAGEEYVGIDSSRVYLERRHQRAVSPITTRTRSRTAREANSETSGTARTRSLRSSVAQSSEAASHPVSGRLRSRTRELAGLHQTSATRNNSTAAGEQRETPERGPSAGVTRGRSRTNVRMNSNQRLEILRLRSTLSSRSRSPLQRQGDAARSEEHGQRQDRNTQQATRTRRQTAQLSTQPAEEQARGAAQTPQVSSAAPSLGITLEEEESSRPVAAVRRHPTITLDLQVRRIRPGENRDRDSIASRTRSRVGMAENTVTFESDSGGFRRTISRSERAGIRTYVSTIRIPLRRISETGLGEPSSVALRSILRQIMTGFGELSSLMETESNSEMQRGGHHLPDVHAEQNNSSAANSGSDPSEFSSRNGHAAEGGSETNGQSDDVQHYGRSNENQDSRQSQDANNLVENGTLPILRLAHFFLLNEDDEDERLRGLTKEQIDNLSTRNYGDIHTEDEISKTCSVCINEYVTGNKLRQLPCMHEFHIHCIDRWLSENSTCPICRQPVLGSNATDNG
- the RNF6 gene encoding E3 ubiquitin-protein ligase RNF6 isoform X3 gives rise to the protein MDRSRHRAGNGNEQASSREHSYGEDERQRQRERLSREEAYYQFINELNEEDYRLMRDRNLLGTPGEITAEELQQRLEGAKERLASQADLENREGEGRAVGDSDVLGENSNGDSLLEWLNTFRRTGNATRSGQSGNQTWRAVSRTNPNSGEFRFSLEININHEHNSFETAGEEYVGIDSSRVYLERRHQRAVSPITTRTRSRTAREANSETSGTARTRSLRSSVAQSSEAASHPVSGRLRSRTRELAGLHQTSATRNNSTAAGEQRETPERGPSAGVTRGRSRTNVRMNSNQRLEILRLRSTLSSRSRSPLQRQGDAARSEEHGQRQDRNTQQATRTRRQTAQLSTQPAEEQARGAAQTPQVSSAAPSLGITLEEEESSRPVAAVRRHPTITLDLQVRRIRPGENRDRDSIASRTRSRVGMAENTVTFESDSGGFRRTISRSERAGIRTYVSTIRIPLRRISETGLGEPSSVALRSILRQIMTGFGELSSLMETESNSEMQRGGHHLPDVHAEQNNSSAANSGSDPSEFSSRNGHAAEGGSETNGQSDDVQHYGRSNENQDSRQSQDANNLVENGTLPILRLAHFFLLNEDDEDERLRGLTKEQIDNLSTRNYGDIHTEDEISKTCSVCINEYVTGNKLRQLPCMHEFHIHCIDRWLSENSTCPICRQPVLGSNATDNG
- the RNF6 gene encoding E3 ubiquitin-protein ligase RNF6 isoform X2 → MHQNGSTRECKQGQPGIPIMDRSRHRAGNGNEQASSREHSYGEDERQRQRERLSREEAYYQFINELNEEDYRLMRDRNLLGTPGEITAEELQQRLEGAKERLASQADLENREGEGRAVGDSDVLGENSNGDSLLEWLNTFRRTGNATRSGQSGNQTWRAVSRTNPNSGEFRFSLEININHEHNSFETAGEEYVGIDSSRVYLERRHQRAVSPITTRTRSRTAREANSETSGTARTRSLRSSVAQSSEAASHPVSGRLRSRTRELAGLHQTSATRNNSTAAGEQRETPERGPSAGVTRGRSRTNVRMNSNQRLEILRLRSTLSSRSRSPLQRQGDAARSEEHGQRQDRNTQQATRTRRQTAQLSTQPAEEQARGAAQTPQVSSAAPSLGITLEEEESSRPVAAVRRHPTITLDLQVRRIRPGENRDRDSIASRTRSRVGMAENTVTFESDSGGFRRTISRSERAGIRTYVSTIRIPLRRISETGLGEPSSVALRSILRQIMTGFGELSSLMETESNSEMQRGGHHLPDVHAEQNNSSAANSGSDPSEFSSRNGHAAEGGSETNGQSDDVQHYGRSNENQDSRQSQDANNLVENGTLPILRLAHFFLLNEDDEDERLRGLTKEQIDNLSTRNYGDIHTEDEISKTCSVCINEYVTGNKLRQLPCMHEFHIHCIDRWLSENSTCPICRQPVLGSNATDNG